A stretch of DNA from Triticum dicoccoides isolate Atlit2015 ecotype Zavitan chromosome 2A, WEW_v2.0, whole genome shotgun sequence:
ATTACTGAAGATGCATAATGGATAAAGCCTAAACTCAAGCACCCATCCTTGCATGTACATTTATTTTTCTCAAAAGTTTGTTGCCAAAAATTTGTGGCTTGTAATAAGTGTATTCAGGCATACCTTCCGTAAAGTTGGTTCCTTGAcatagttgttcaaattcttcaagatGAGTGCTGCGCTAACACGACATTCAATGCTGATCTCTATTTCCACAGTATCTGTTGCACTTATTATGCAGTTGATGGTCTTGATATCGGTGTCAAGCAACTCAGTAAGATTATTGACATCATCATTACATCCTGTGAAACACTTGATAGCCTCTGAATCACTAGATAGCATGGCCAATGTTGCACCAGCCTGTTCTTTGAGCCGGCTTGCAGTTTCCTTGGCTTCTTTCATCTTCTTTTGCACATGACTTGTAGTCTGGTGCTCGATCTTCCTTTTCTCATCTTTCAGATAATCTTGCATCCGATCTGCAGTAAGGAAGATGTGCAGTGCCCTCTTGATAAGTTCTTCTGCAGAAGTACATGCTGGATGACGCAAGACTAATTGTGTAAGAACCTCTATAGCTCTCATCTGTAGCTCTATCATACCATTGTTGCTCTTCATATCCATGTCTAGAACGGCCTCCAAGTTTTTGACCGCATCATTATCATCTGCAATTAGCTTGCACATGTCTTGGCCGGTGCTTCCTGAAGAACCCATCAGCCGGCTCACCACTTTCAGCGATCCATCTACTACCTTGGTCCATGCGACACTGCTTCTGATATCTTCTACTAATTTGTCAGAGCTGACAGGCGCAACTATTTTTGAAAGAAGATCATTGGTGTTGTATATCAGTGCGCAGTTATGCCTGTTGTGAGCTAGGTTCTCTAGAATTCTCAAGGCTGGCAAAACCTGGTCCATTGTTCCTTGCAGATGTACAAATGCCAATAGGAGGGTATCTTGATCGAGGAGGGAGGATATGCATTCCAATGCTCCCGGAAAGTGAGCAAGGTTGAGGTCGGCAGCGAGATGCTCCACAATCCTTGCTGCAAGCCATCTCATCTCTTGGTCTTTTGGGCTTCTCCAAGCAAGGGTGCCGATCAGCTTCTCTATTCTTTGTCTGGGTGACCTGATCAGCAGCCGTCTTACCTGTAATGCTACATCCTTATCAATCAGCATTGTTAGTACCCTCCCTCCAGCCGCATATTCTTCTGGTAAGCTGGAATCCAGCAAGCCGGCACCATACGTGATCAAATTCCAGCTTGTCACCGACCCGGGGTGATTTAGACACATCTGCTTCGTTTTGCGCAAATATGCACCGAGTACCTCCGAGCTGAAACCATGTTGGTGGCTAACAATATCCTCGATCAACTGATTAGCCAGCGCTTGAACCGGCATCCACAATAGGCATATGAAGCTGTGAGCAAAAGCTGCCTGGTAGAATAAGTTCAGCGCCCGCTTCATATTTGCTTTAAATGCCTCCCCGTCCGCGATGCCATGGTCTTGCTTTCTTGCACGACTCGACACAAGCATGCAAACCAATGGTCCAGTATGAGCGAGGAGCGCCACTTGCACGGACAGAGCGATAACTATTAGAACTGACACGACTTTTTGTATTTGTTTCTTCCACCATTGTCTCATAGGCAACTGGTTAAGTTCATACTGACGCTTTTGTAACCAAGATTTAATGTCCGCTCCAATAAGAAGATCCCAAACCCAATATATATCCGCGCCAGCAAATCCGATTTCTTCGAATACCCTGTGTTGTTCCAGTTAGAACAGGACCTGATGTCAACAAGAAAAATTAAAATGGTAAACAAAATGAACGGGACTACATTTCGCATCTCCAACACTGACCCTCAAATTTCCTGCCGCATCCGACAAGTCCGCGGACACGGATGTAGGAGACGACCATCCAAAGCTAGCCACATATGTTTGGAGACATTTCAAATGAAATTTAACGAAAATGAACAAATTTGATTCAGACTCAAACAAATCGGATGATATTCATTCACACTTGCATGACTTTTACATAAAACCAGACGATATTACGACCGGTGAACTAAAAACCTTAAACAAATACAACCTTATAGTACCGTATACTTGACGGTGACATCGTAGGCCATGTCGGCCTGCCTGGCTGCTCCTCTATCATCGTCGCCAGAGCCGTTGTTGGATTTGTCCGACTCGGGCTTGGGGCGGCGGAAGGGCGCGGCGTCGCGGCAGGGCTTCCCGGCAGCCGCCTGCCGCTCGCACATGATCCTCTCGGCTTCCTCCTGCGCCTTGCACGGTGTGGCCGCAACCACCGACGACGCGGGCGGGGGAGAGGGCGGTgggccttggaggaggtggcggtggcggcagtcTCGCTGAGAGACCACTACTCGCAATACTTGGCCATCTCATCGCCGCCTCAACGGAGTCGACGCTTGCTCGTCTCCGCCATTGTCTTGGAGCATTCCAGGGCCCAAGCGTCCGCCAGCTCCGGGTCCGTCGCGATGTGTGGTGACGGGACGTCGGAGTCCAGGAACTCCGACCAGTGTGCCGCGTTGCACCGGTCCCGCCGTCGCCGCTCCCTGTCGGCGTACCTCGTCGCTGTTAGGGTGCTCTAGAAGGATGAGCTGCTGCCATTGTCGAGGTAG
This window harbors:
- the LOC119352364 gene encoding uncharacterized protein LOC119352364, encoding MPVQALANQLIEDIVSHQHGFSSEVLGAYLRKTKQMCLNHPGSVTSWNLITYGAGLLDSSLPEEYAAGGRVLTMLIDKDVALQVRRLLIRSPRQRIEKLIGTLAWRSPKDQEMRWLAARIVEHLAADLNLAHFPGALECISSLLDQDTLLLAFVHLQGTMDQVLPALRILENLAHNRHNCALIYNTNDLLSKIVAPVSSDKLVEDIRSSVAWTKVVDGSLKVVSRLMGSSGSTGQDMCKLIADDNDAVKNLEAVLDMDMKSNNGMIELQMRAIEVLTQLVLRHPACTSAEELIKRALHIFLTADRMQDYLKDEKRKIEHQTTSHVQKKMKEAKETASRLKEQAGATLAMLSSDSEAIKCFTGCNDDVNNLTELLDTDIKTINCIISATDTVEIEISIECRVSAALILKNLNNYVKEPTLRKVLRQLLPVQQDEQSHNKHRSLQAALLSLITVIRANTNLNLAPILISQKPADTLEDLVVRLQRMSENLRVTPTCLAIQKLTCEMVIEFMKHDRNVRVIDQHNIVGTLLKASEMMVGLENSMLFAAVDPDCYGVPLRPFSSVLAKNAEDLLTQRKQALGINNVPVGTPVP